In the genome of Chloroflexota bacterium, the window ACCATGTCGCGGTTGGCGAAGTCCAGCACGAACTGATCGACTGGCACATCGTAGAAGTACGGCAGGACCGTCTCGTAGCCGGCCGGGAAGATGCCGGAGAGCCGGTTGCCCCAGGCGTTGCCGTAGCAGAAGTGCCACGCGATCTTCGCGTCCACCCCGTCGAAGCACTGGGCCAGCACATCCGCGATCCAGGTGTAGTCGTCCTCGTTGCCGGTGAACAGCGGCAGCCACGACCCGAGATCCTCGAACTGGAGGAAGGTCGCGCCCTCGGCCACCAGATCCTTCATCTCCTGGTTGAAGATCGGGGCGAGCGCGTACGACAGCTCACGCGGATCCTTGTAGTGCTTGAAGTAGACGTGCCACGCCAGGTTGACCGGCCCCGCCCCCACCGAGACCTTCATCGGCTTCCTGGCGAACCGCTTCGCAACCTTGTACAGGTCCACCAGGCGGATCGGGCCGTGCTTGACCGGCCCGCTGTTGACCACGCCGCCCCAGTCCGAGAGCAGCGCGATCTCCTTGCTCATCGTAGCCGCGCCCACCGCCGACGGGTGCTCCTCCTTGGCCTCCTCGAAGCCGCCGATGCGCTCATACATGTACCAGCAGAACGAGCCGATGACGCCGACGTAGTCGTCGTAGTACATCTGGCCGTCGGTGATGATGTCGAGGCCAGCCGTCTCCTGATCGTGGATGACGGCGTGGGTAGCGTCGGCGTAGGCCTCGGCATGGTCGACATTCTTGAACGCGACCCGCACGTCTCGGCCGTTCAACTGCTGAGTGAACCAGTGCGGGCGCGGGTACGAGCCAACCATCGTGGTCGGCAGGATGGTGTCGACGATCTTCCGCATCGCGATCCCCTCCCCGGAACGTGAGCGGCGCGGCTGGATCGCCCTGGCCGGACGATGCAGCACACGCCTGCACTGGAGAGGGTACGCCGGCCAGCGACCAACTGGCAGATAGCTGCACCGCCCGGCGCGCGAACCTGCCGCGCAGCTTCGAACGGCGGGGCCAGCTCGGCGGCTACGCGCCAGCGCCGCGCAGACGGGCGAGCACGGCCGCCAGATCGCCGGACAGCATGCTCGGGACGTGGAGGTGGAGGCCGGGGAATTGCTCGCTCTCGATGATGCCATCCGCGTCAGGCTCGACGAGCACGTACTCGCCGCCCTGGAGCCGGAACCAGTCAATCGCCTCGTTCAGCACGCGCCAGACGACGTACTCACGGACGCCGTTCCGCCGGTACGCTTCCTTCTTGACGTGGAGGTCGTAGGTGGCGGAGCTCGCGGCGACTTCGACCACGAGTTGAGGAGCACCTTCGAGGTAGCCGTCCTCGGTCTCGCGCGGGCCGCCG includes:
- a CDS encoding Uma2 family endonuclease; this encodes MAVRVEASTSLEAGDHLTREEFHRRYLARPDIKKAELIDGVVYVPSPVRIAQHGEPHGFIMGWLALYVSQSPGVRFGDNVTVYLDAKVEVQPDAILFRPGFGGPRETEDGYLEGAPQLVVEVAASSATYDLHVKKEAYRRNGVREYVVWRVLNEAIDWFRLQGGEYVLVEPDADGIIESEQFPGLHLHVPSMLSGDLAAVLARLRGAGA